One window from the genome of Oryctolagus cuniculus chromosome 1, mOryCun1.1, whole genome shotgun sequence encodes:
- the LRFN4 gene encoding leucine-rich repeat and fibronectin type-III domain-containing protein 4 produces MAPPLLLLLLASGAAACPLPCVCQNLSESLSTLCAHRGLLFVPPNVDRRTVELRLADNFIQALGPPDFRNMTGLVDLTLSRNAITRIGARAFGDLESLRSLHLDGNRLVELGGGSLRGPVNLQHLILSGNQLGRIAPGAFDDFLDSLEDLDLSYNNLRQVPWAGIGAMPALHTLNLDHNLIDALPPGAFAQLSQLSRLDLTSNRLATLAPDPLFSRGRDAEASPAPLVLSFSGNPLHCNCELLWLRRLARPDDLETCASPPGLAGRYFWAVPEADFSCEPPLIARHTQRLWVLEGQRATLRCRALGDPAPTMHWVGPDDRLVGNSSRAWAFPNGTLEIAVTGAGDAGAYTCIATNPAGEATARVELRVLALPHGGNASAEGARPGPSDIAASARTAAEGEGTVESEPAVQVTEVTATSGLVSWGPGRPAEPVWMFQIQYNSSEDETLIYRIVPASTRHFLLKHLVPGADYDLCLLALSPATGPSDLTATRLLGCAHFSTLPATPLCHALQAHVLGGTLTVAVGGVLVAALLVFTVALLVRGRGAGNGRLPLKLSHVQSQTNGGPSPTPKTHPPRSPPPRPQRSCSLDLGDAGGCYGYARRLGGAWARRSHSVHGGLLGAGCRGVGGSSERLEESVV; encoded by the exons ATGGCCCCGccactcctgctgctgctgctggccagtGGAGCAGCCGCCTGCCCGCTGCCCTGCGTGTGCCAGAACCTGTCCGAGTCGCTCAGCACCCTCTGTGCCCACCGAGGCCTGCTCTTCGTGCCGCCCAACGTGGACCGGCGCACCGTGGAGCTGCGGCTGGCTGACAACTTCATCCAGGCCCTGGGGCCGCCTGACTTCCGCAACATGACGGGGCTGGTGGACCTGACGCTGTCCCGCAACGCCATCACCCGCATCGGCGCCCGCGCCTTCGGGGACCTGGAGAGCCTGCGCTCCCTGCACCTGGACGGCAACAGGCTGGTGGAGCTGGGCGGCGGCAGCCTCCGCGGCCCCGTCAACCTGCAGCACCTCATCCTCAGTGGCAACCAGCTGGGCCGCATCGCGCCCGGCGCCTTCGACGACTTCCTGGACAGCCTGGAGGACCTGGACCTGTCCTACAACAACCTCCGGCAGGTGCCCTGGGCCGGCATCGGAGCCATGCCCGCCCTGCACACCCTCAACCTGGACCACAACCTCATCGACGCGCTGCCGCCCGGCGCCTTCGCCCAGCTCAGCCAGCTCTCCCGCCTCGACCTCACCTCCAACCGCCTGGCCACGCTGGCGCCCGACCCGCTCTTCTCCCGGGGCCGCGACGCCGAGGCCTCGCCCGCCCCCCTGGTGCTGAGCTTCAGCGGGAACCCCCTGCACTGCAACTGCGAGCTGCTCTGGCTGCGGCGCCTGGCGCGGCCCGACGACCTGGAGACCTGCGCCTCGCCCCCCGGCCTGGCCGGCCGCTACTTCTGGGCGGTCCCCGAGGCCGACTTCTCGTGCGAGCCGCCCCTCATCGCCCGCCACACGCAGCGCCTCTGGGTGCTGGAGGGCCAGCGGGCCACGCTGCGGTGCCGGGCCCTGGGCGACCCCGCGCCCACCATGCACTGGGTGGGCCCCGACGACAGGCTGGTGGGCAACTCCTCCCGCGCCTGGGCCTTTCCCAACGGGACCCTGGAGATCGCGGTGACAGGCGCCGGGGACGCAGGGGCCTACACCTGCATCGCCACCAACCCCGCCGGAGAGGCCACGGCCCGCGTGGAGCTCCgggtgctggccctgccccacGGCGGGAACGCCAGCGCCGAGGGGGCCCGCCCGGGGCCCTCGGACATCGCCGCCTCGGCGCGCACGGCGGCTGAGGGCGAGGGGACTGTGGAGTCGGAGCCGGCTGTGCAGGTGACGGAGGTGACCGCCACCTCGGGGCTGGTGAGCTGGGGGCCGGGGCGGCCGGCCGAGCCCGTGTGGATGTTCCAGATCCAGTACAACAGCAGCGAGGACGAGACCCTCATTTACCG AATCGTCCCAGCCTCCACTCGCCacttcctgctgaagcacctggTCCCTGGCGCCGACTACGACCTCTGCCTGCTGGCGCTGTCACCTGCCACTGGGCCCTCTGACCTCACGGCCACCAGGCTCCTGGGCTGTGCCCACTTCTCCACCCTGCCGGCCACGCCCCTGTGCCACGCCCTGCAGGCCCACGTTCTCGGCGGGACCCTGACAGTGGCTGTGGGCGGCGTGCTGGTGGCTGCCTTACTGGTCTTCACTGTGGCCTTGCTGGTTCGGGGCCGGGGGGCTGGGAATGGCCGCCTCCCCCTGAAGCTTAGCCACGTCCAATCCCAGACCAACggaggccccagccccacacccaaGACCCACCCGCCTCGGAGCCCCCCGCCACGCCCCCAGCGCAGCTGCTCCCTGGACCTGGGAGATGCGGGCGGCTGCTACGGGTACGCCCGGcgcctgggaggggcctgggcccgAAGGAGCCACTCGGTGCATGGGGGGCTGCTCGGAGCAGgctgccggggggtggggggcagctcgGAGCGGCTGGAGGAGAGTGTGGTGTGA